From Alcaligenes faecalis, the proteins below share one genomic window:
- a CDS encoding 5'-methylthioadenosine/adenosylhomocysteine nucleosidase has protein sequence MSTLGIIVAMREELEIVLERLQEPQTIQRAGMDFHRGSYLGKPVVAVVCGVGKVNAAACTQMLISEFAVGSIINIGIAGAVEPSIRPGDIVIADTLVQHDVELQALGLAPGQVFRLDTFDFPADPALLTIAQTAAQQIEGHQVHTGRIVTGDQFIACNDKIQWLSATFNALACEMESGAIAQVCYLNTVPFVCIRSISDNANNEAHMDFDTFLPIAVNNASTLLHAMVPSC, from the coding sequence ATGTCTACACTTGGAATTATTGTCGCCATGCGCGAGGAGCTGGAGATTGTGCTGGAGCGCTTGCAAGAGCCCCAGACCATCCAGCGCGCCGGCATGGACTTTCATCGCGGCAGCTATCTGGGCAAGCCCGTCGTGGCCGTGGTCTGCGGCGTGGGCAAGGTCAATGCGGCGGCCTGCACCCAGATGCTGATCTCGGAATTTGCCGTGGGCAGCATCATCAATATCGGCATTGCCGGTGCAGTTGAGCCCAGCATCCGGCCAGGCGATATCGTCATTGCCGATACGCTGGTCCAGCACGATGTGGAACTGCAAGCCCTGGGGCTGGCACCGGGACAGGTTTTCCGTCTGGATACCTTTGATTTTCCAGCTGACCCCGCCCTGCTGACGATTGCCCAAACCGCCGCCCAGCAAATCGAAGGCCATCAGGTCCATACGGGCCGAATTGTTACCGGCGACCAATTTATCGCATGTAACGATAAAATACAGTGGTTAAGCGCCACCTTTAATGCCTTAGCCTGCGAAATGGAAAGTGGCGCCATTGCCCAGGTGTGCTATCTGAATACCGTGCCTTTTGTCTGCATTCGCAGTATTTCAGACAATGCCAATAACGAAGCACACATGGATTTTGATACCTTTTTGCCCATCGCCGTCAATAACGCCAGCACCTTGCTCCACGCGATGGTGCCGTCCTGCTAA
- a CDS encoding FecR family protein, with amino-acid sequence MSSEEIERQAAQWVVLLSDPEQFTEQAQAEFMAWRAQDPRHEAAAVGMEAVLGRVRKLAVQANTPPGRSALDAGLSARPKLLRDWRQGMMLLLWAVVFILPILAFVLPWSHQSVHTAAGEWRSVVLEDGTRLELAGASQVKILYSKQYRDIELLEGQVRVVVAKQPDRPLRVLSSEAVSQALGTEFIVQEQPQGTLLTVLSSRVLAYPRNRGPEAARELEPGDQVQINAQGLGANLQTDVNRVIRTWDQRQLLLEHVPLAQALEQITRQYSGKTQINPQGMEGLTVSAVLPADKPLSALALLKDLYPRLQVQNTPDEGLMINFRP; translated from the coding sequence ATGTCCAGCGAGGAAATAGAGCGACAGGCGGCCCAATGGGTTGTGCTCTTGTCTGATCCCGAACAGTTCACCGAACAGGCTCAGGCCGAGTTCATGGCCTGGCGCGCGCAGGATCCGCGTCATGAAGCTGCAGCCGTAGGCATGGAAGCGGTCTTGGGCAGAGTCAGAAAACTGGCTGTACAAGCCAATACCCCCCCTGGCCGCAGTGCGCTGGATGCAGGATTGTCGGCGCGTCCCAAGCTGTTGCGTGATTGGCGTCAGGGCATGATGCTGCTGCTCTGGGCCGTGGTGTTTATCTTGCCGATTCTGGCCTTTGTGTTGCCTTGGTCTCATCAGTCCGTACACACCGCTGCCGGAGAATGGCGCAGCGTGGTGCTGGAGGATGGCACTCGCCTGGAGCTGGCCGGGGCCTCGCAAGTCAAGATTTTGTATAGCAAGCAGTATCGGGATATTGAGCTGCTGGAAGGGCAGGTCCGAGTGGTGGTGGCCAAGCAGCCGGATCGGCCTTTGCGGGTCTTGAGCAGCGAGGCCGTCTCGCAAGCCTTGGGTACTGAGTTTATTGTGCAGGAACAGCCGCAAGGCACACTGCTGACGGTGCTGTCTTCTCGGGTGCTGGCTTATCCGCGCAACCGGGGTCCGGAAGCGGCTCGCGAACTGGAGCCGGGCGATCAGGTGCAGATTAATGCGCAAGGTCTCGGGGCGAATCTTCAGACCGATGTGAACCGCGTCATACGGACTTGGGATCAGCGACAGCTGCTTCTGGAGCATGTGCCTCTGGCACAGGCTCTGGAGCAGATCACCCGCCAGTATTCCGGCAAAACACAGATCAATCCGCAAGGCATGGAGGGGCTGACGGTCAGCGCGGTCTTGCCTGCTGACAAACCCTTGTCGGCTCTGGCTTTGCTGAAAGATTTGTATCCCCGCTTGCAGGTGCAGAACACGCCAGATGAAGGATTGATGATTAATTTCAGGCCTTGA
- a CDS encoding porin, which produces MNASQFYHPDHSAVVHQSPVRLVRRAHCALSYYATRSVPQVLQALNTQRHGLAFDEVLRRLIQNGPNQIRVLRSSPADLVQVVQTMKKQTCQVRRDLTMYDLARDHQSRVPARMLVTGDIVLLSAGDYVPADLRLIHQDHLILNRAILQAAPDTCAMGDRVVAGTAHGVVVATGSQTLLGVLMRESVPVASGWRRVLERSPFQLSKAAALAAGVALFGLAGALMPGHSHAETSVQLYGTLDAGLGWTRVSGEGSQRDLLSGGQTDSLWGIRGHEDLGDGLRATFNLESGIDLAAGRAEESDRLFNYQAWLGLGSNNWGELRFGRQYTVGQEFVSAIEVGSWKDFGMGALMRASDNYQISNQFSWRSPQWAGMQLGASYSADVGEQGMGGSRSKLYSVALRYEEGAWLLGASYESLSRVESNRPTAWQLGASYDFEVARLAAGWSRQSNGFVGLNGDDGPAHLEDKGLEGLGPAEFINGGRLDTWYVGTAIPVGKGEFQLQWSLGRPNWSWEDTDERARRIQVMSVGYVHALSPRTSVYAFAAQGRRFDMETAASASEPRSSRVALGVTHHF; this is translated from the coding sequence ATGAATGCAAGCCAGTTTTACCATCCCGATCACAGCGCCGTCGTACACCAGAGCCCGGTGCGTCTGGTACGCCGCGCCCACTGTGCGCTGAGCTACTACGCCACCCGCAGCGTGCCACAAGTGTTGCAAGCCTTGAATACCCAGCGCCACGGTCTGGCCTTTGATGAAGTCTTGCGCCGTCTGATACAGAACGGCCCCAATCAAATACGGGTGCTGCGTTCCAGCCCCGCTGATCTGGTCCAGGTGGTCCAGACCATGAAAAAACAAACCTGTCAGGTGCGCCGTGATTTGACCATGTACGATCTGGCGCGGGATCACCAGTCACGCGTGCCGGCTCGTATGCTGGTGACTGGCGATATCGTGCTGTTGTCTGCCGGTGATTACGTGCCGGCGGATCTGCGCTTGATCCATCAGGATCACCTGATTCTGAACCGCGCCATTTTGCAGGCTGCACCCGATACGTGCGCCATGGGCGACCGGGTTGTGGCCGGGACCGCACACGGTGTGGTGGTGGCGACGGGTAGTCAAACCTTGTTAGGCGTTCTGATGCGTGAGTCTGTTCCTGTCGCTTCCGGCTGGCGTCGTGTGCTGGAGCGCAGCCCTTTTCAATTGAGCAAAGCCGCTGCTTTAGCGGCAGGGGTGGCCCTGTTTGGTCTGGCAGGGGCGCTGATGCCTGGCCACAGCCATGCTGAAACCTCGGTGCAGCTCTATGGCACTTTGGATGCCGGTTTGGGCTGGACGCGCGTGAGCGGCGAAGGCTCGCAGCGTGACCTGCTAAGTGGCGGGCAGACGGACTCCCTGTGGGGGATTCGCGGCCATGAGGATTTGGGCGATGGGCTTCGTGCCACCTTCAATCTGGAAAGCGGCATTGATCTGGCTGCAGGCCGGGCCGAGGAATCCGATCGACTGTTCAACTATCAGGCCTGGCTGGGTCTGGGCAGTAACAACTGGGGCGAATTGCGTTTTGGACGCCAGTACACCGTGGGCCAGGAATTTGTCTCTGCCATTGAAGTGGGCTCCTGGAAAGACTTTGGCATGGGCGCCCTGATGCGTGCCTCGGACAACTACCAGATCTCCAATCAGTTCAGCTGGCGCAGCCCGCAATGGGCTGGCATGCAGTTAGGAGCCAGCTACAGCGCGGACGTGGGCGAGCAAGGCATGGGAGGCTCTCGCAGCAAACTCTATAGCGTGGCCTTGCGCTACGAGGAGGGGGCCTGGTTGCTGGGGGCCAGCTACGAGAGCTTGAGTCGTGTCGAATCCAATCGTCCTACGGCCTGGCAATTGGGTGCCAGCTATGACTTCGAGGTAGCCCGCCTTGCAGCAGGCTGGAGCCGTCAGAGCAATGGCTTTGTGGGCCTGAATGGTGATGATGGCCCTGCCCATCTGGAAGACAAGGGTTTGGAAGGCTTGGGCCCGGCGGAGTTCATTAACGGTGGCCGTTTGGATACCTGGTATGTAGGTACGGCGATTCCTGTGGGTAAGGGCGAGTTTCAGCTGCAATGGTCCCTGGGTCGTCCGAACTGGAGCTGGGAGGATACCGATGAGCGCGCACGTCGCATTCAGGTGATGTCTGTGGGCTATGTGCATGCCTTGTCGCCCCGTACCAGCGTCTATGCCTTTGCGGCTCAAGGACGTCGCTTTGATATGGAAACGGCAGCCAGTGCCAGCGAACCGCGTAGCAGCCGTGTGGCTTTGGGTGTGACGCATCACTTCTAA
- a CDS encoding CorA family divalent cation transporter — translation MTARFKDMASWRRLQAPDRQALEDLGKLYRVDLLPQAQASLGMATRIRCVRLNDEQMQVSDLIWCLGEDDQPLYTVETGHRLLRPGQALERLSAQEMSLSSSHALALTLLYQLLAQTSQVLDRMDQGLSVSTLSLRGFLSNVGTDYSRGAEDMIDLDSHMATLHKPLSHVMHSIDDLEQAAQRLRRWVYQEKSMNLGRVDELIAAIEGMQRRAHFAIERQRFHWRAAGESVAMSDLNVTKVFTVLWALLVPGTALINWYGQNFHVMPELSWEGTMWVQLVTVLLLTAVPIWTIKKSGALR, via the coding sequence ATGACGGCCCGCTTCAAGGATATGGCTTCCTGGCGGCGCTTGCAGGCCCCCGACCGTCAGGCGCTGGAAGATCTGGGCAAGCTGTATCGCGTGGATCTGCTGCCGCAAGCCCAGGCCAGCCTCGGGATGGCGACACGCATACGCTGCGTGCGCCTGAACGACGAGCAGATGCAGGTGTCCGATCTGATCTGGTGTCTGGGCGAGGACGACCAGCCCCTGTATACCGTGGAAACCGGCCATCGCCTGTTGCGTCCGGGTCAGGCGCTGGAGCGCTTGAGTGCCCAGGAAATGTCCCTGTCCAGCTCCCACGCCTTGGCGTTGACCCTGCTTTATCAATTGCTGGCGCAGACCTCGCAAGTGCTGGACCGCATGGACCAGGGCCTGAGTGTCTCGACCCTGTCCTTGCGCGGCTTTCTGTCCAATGTAGGTACGGACTATTCCCGTGGTGCCGAGGACATGATTGATCTGGACAGCCACATGGCAACCCTGCACAAGCCGCTGTCCCACGTGATGCATTCCATTGATGATCTGGAGCAGGCTGCGCAGCGCTTGCGTCGTTGGGTCTATCAGGAAAAAAGCATGAATCTGGGTCGCGTGGACGAGCTGATTGCCGCCATTGAGGGCATGCAGCGCCGTGCGCATTTCGCCATTGAACGCCAGCGTTTTCATTGGCGCGCTGCCGGTGAGTCCGTAGCCATGAGCGATCTGAACGTGACCAAAGTCTTTACGGTGCTGTGGGCCTTGCTGGTGCCCGGTACAGCCCTGATCAACTGGTATGGCCAGAACTTCCATGTCATGCCCGAGTTGTCTTGGGAAGGCACCATGTGGGTGCAGTTGGTCACCGTCTTGCTGTTAACGGCAGTACCGATCTGGACAATCAAAAAATCGGGTGCATTGCGTTGA
- the thiD gene encoding bifunctional hydroxymethylpyrimidine kinase/phosphomethylpyrimidine kinase, translating into MIPNTLTIAGVDPSGGAGILADVKAMSALGAYATAVIAALTAQNTQGVTGISPVPADFVRQQIDTLFADVRIDGVKIGMLGQEAVTTVVAERMAHFKPKHLVLDPVMIAKSGDHLLEKSAVHALREQLVPQCTMITPNLPEAGVLLDARPVETVKEMRQAAERLRRLMNHSDQRWVFLKGGHLPGSDCIDLLHDGDKMIEMPAKRIDTANTHGTGCTLSAALAALLPQYSNVPDAALAAKKYLYEAIARSGELTVGSGHGPVHHFHKLWPSS; encoded by the coding sequence ATGATTCCCAATACGCTGACCATTGCCGGAGTTGACCCCTCCGGCGGCGCCGGTATTCTGGCTGATGTCAAAGCCATGAGCGCTCTGGGTGCTTATGCCACCGCTGTGATTGCCGCTTTGACGGCACAAAATACCCAAGGGGTCACCGGCATCAGCCCGGTTCCTGCCGACTTTGTGCGCCAGCAGATTGATACGCTGTTTGCCGATGTGCGCATTGATGGCGTCAAGATCGGCATGTTGGGCCAGGAAGCCGTCACCACTGTGGTGGCCGAACGCATGGCTCACTTCAAACCCAAGCATCTGGTGCTGGACCCGGTAATGATCGCCAAAAGTGGCGACCATCTGCTGGAAAAGTCGGCCGTTCATGCCTTGCGCGAGCAACTGGTGCCCCAGTGCACCATGATCACGCCCAATCTGCCCGAAGCCGGTGTCCTGCTGGACGCCCGCCCGGTAGAAACCGTCAAGGAAATGCGCCAGGCCGCCGAGCGCCTGCGTCGCCTGATGAATCACAGCGATCAGCGCTGGGTCTTCCTGAAAGGAGGCCACCTGCCCGGTTCGGACTGCATAGACTTGCTGCACGATGGCGACAAGATGATCGAAATGCCCGCCAAGCGTATTGATACTGCCAATACGCACGGCACTGGCTGCACCTTGTCGGCTGCACTGGCCGCCCTGCTGCCCCAGTACAGCAACGTGCCTGACGCCGCCCTGGCTGCCAAAAAGTACTTGTACGAAGCCATTGCCCGTTCGGGGGAACTGACAGTGGGCAGCGGACACGGTCCGGTGCATCACTTCCATAAACTGTGGCCATCGTCCTGA
- a CDS encoding thiazole synthase: MTQTVNNDPFILAGTSYQSRLLVGTGKYKDFDETRLAIEASGAEIVTVAIRRTNIGQNANEPNLLDYLPPSKYTLLPNTAGCYTADDAVRTLRLARELLDGHKLVKLEVLGDSGNLFPNMPETLKAAKTLVDEGFDVMVYCADDPIQARMLEDIGCVAIMPLASLIGSGMGIINPWNLRLIIDQSKVPVLVDAGVGTASDAAIAMELGCDGVLMNTAIAGARQPVMMASAMNLAVQAGRQAYLAGRVPRKYYDADPSSPTEGLIHSRT, translated from the coding sequence ATGACCCAAACAGTGAACAACGACCCCTTTATCCTGGCCGGAACCAGCTACCAATCCCGGCTGTTGGTAGGCACCGGTAAATACAAAGATTTTGATGAAACTCGTCTGGCTATTGAAGCCAGCGGCGCTGAAATTGTGACTGTGGCCATTCGCCGCACCAATATCGGCCAGAACGCCAACGAGCCCAATCTGCTCGATTACCTGCCCCCTTCCAAATACACCCTGCTGCCCAACACTGCGGGTTGCTATACCGCTGACGACGCCGTGCGTACCTTGCGTCTGGCTCGCGAACTGCTGGACGGTCACAAGCTGGTCAAACTGGAAGTGCTGGGCGACTCCGGCAATCTGTTCCCCAATATGCCCGAAACCCTGAAAGCCGCCAAAACTCTGGTGGATGAAGGCTTTGATGTCATGGTGTATTGCGCCGACGATCCTATCCAGGCCCGCATGCTGGAAGATATTGGCTGTGTGGCCATCATGCCTTTGGCCTCGCTGATCGGTTCGGGCATGGGCATCATCAACCCCTGGAACCTGCGCCTGATCATCGATCAGAGCAAGGTGCCTGTGCTGGTGGATGCCGGTGTGGGGACGGCCTCGGATGCGGCCATTGCCATGGAACTGGGCTGTGATGGTGTCCTGATGAACACCGCCATTGCCGGTGCCCGCCAGCCTGTGATGATGGCCAGCGCCATGAATCTGGCGGTACAAGCCGGTCGCCAGGCTTATCTGGCTGGCCGCGTACCCCGCAAATACTACGATGCCGACCCCAGCTCCCCTACCGAAGGGCTGATTCACTCCCGTACCTGA
- a CDS encoding sigma-70 family RNA polymerase sigma factor yields the protein MDYPSTPIGMGDFYQDHRGWLLRWLRARLHCSFTAEDLVQDTFVRLLLAPCAVHHLRHPRAFLATTARRLLIDRSRRMAVEQAYLEALEATLAEGAQAPSAEQCAQTLEALALLAQALDELPARARMVFLSCYLDGETQSTVAKRLGVSERTVRNDLVQALLHVQTLIPA from the coding sequence ATGGACTATCCGTCAACGCCCATCGGGATGGGAGATTTCTATCAGGATCACCGTGGCTGGTTGTTGCGGTGGTTGCGCGCGCGTCTGCATTGCAGCTTTACGGCGGAAGATCTGGTTCAGGACACTTTTGTGCGTCTGCTGCTGGCCCCCTGCGCCGTTCATCATTTACGTCATCCTCGTGCGTTTCTGGCTACCACGGCCAGAAGGCTGTTAATTGATCGCAGCCGACGCATGGCTGTCGAGCAAGCATATCTGGAAGCCTTGGAGGCGACCTTGGCCGAAGGGGCACAAGCACCCTCGGCAGAGCAGTGCGCCCAAACCCTGGAAGCGCTGGCCTTGTTGGCCCAGGCTCTGGACGAGCTGCCCGCGCGAGCTCGCATGGTGTTTCTGAGCTGCTATTTGGATGGGGAAACGCAATCCACCGTGGCCAAGCGCCTGGGTGTCAGCGAACGCACCGTGCGCAATGATCTGGTGCAGGCCTTGCTCCATGTTCAGACCTTGATCCCAGCTTGA
- a CDS encoding CorA family divalent cation transporter, translating to MTDQDKTPRLFGNDGQPNNWMRISIHATEQIGGLRKKLGVEIPQNLQNSPTQEGPFSFVPVTFLNVDKGLKKASRVVFILSRETLVSIEPDPSPKPLAQALQRLQRDGRENDAFESFAVILQSINDAADELLDALSHDLGKVLTQTNAVLNSLETKDRDFGVSDVVSTQMDLSEVEELLSDCLESQLQLAMAARHALARLPADQEKLKPVFHTLIDDIEAVEKQVNFVHDRVRLLQTTNNMALNVKQNQIVKVFSVVTAVFLPAMLISTYYSMNFAYMPILQWEHAEMVGIISTALFSMLPLIYVKHRGWLR from the coding sequence ATGACGGACCAAGATAAAACGCCGCGGCTCTTTGGCAACGACGGCCAGCCCAATAACTGGATGCGCATCAGTATCCATGCCACCGAGCAGATCGGTGGCCTGCGTAAAAAGCTGGGCGTGGAGATTCCACAGAACTTGCAGAACAGTCCCACTCAGGAAGGCCCTTTCAGCTTTGTGCCCGTGACGTTTCTGAACGTGGACAAGGGGTTGAAGAAAGCCAGCCGTGTGGTGTTCATCCTGAGTCGTGAAACCCTGGTCTCCATTGAACCTGATCCCAGCCCCAAGCCGCTGGCCCAGGCACTGCAGCGCTTGCAGCGCGATGGCCGCGAAAACGATGCTTTTGAAAGCTTTGCCGTGATCTTGCAGTCCATTAATGATGCTGCCGATGAACTGCTGGACGCGCTGAGCCACGATCTGGGTAAGGTGCTGACCCAGACCAATGCCGTGCTCAACAGCCTGGAAACCAAGGACCGCGACTTTGGCGTCAGTGATGTGGTCTCCACCCAGATGGATTTGAGCGAAGTGGAAGAACTCTTGTCCGACTGTCTGGAAAGCCAATTGCAGCTGGCCATGGCTGCCCGCCATGCCCTGGCGCGTTTGCCCGCAGACCAGGAAAAACTGAAGCCCGTTTTCCATACCTTGATCGACGACATTGAGGCTGTGGAAAAGCAGGTGAACTTTGTGCACGATCGCGTCCGCCTTTTGCAGACCACCAACAATATGGCGCTGAACGTGAAGCAGAACCAGATTGTGAAAGTGTTCTCGGTAGTGACTGCCGTGTTCCTGCCCGCCATGCTGATCTCGACCTACTACAGCATGAACTTTGCCTATATGCCGATTTTGCAATGGGAGCACGCCGAAATGGTGGGGATTATTTCCACCGCCTTGTTCTCCATGTTGCCGCTGATCTATGTGAAACACCGGGGCTGGCTGCGCTAG
- a CDS encoding CorA family divalent cation transporter — protein sequence MTDKKQGGAVVSSLSDKRGQKTAWLQLSASRHDELAAAQAKLGLDLSVKRGRAAAEEAGFILIPVEMVIRQGQQYRETSLLFALSKDRLISVEQDVRVHTLERVSQQLNAMAEAGQAAPSPASILFMILQALNDQARATISDIAERLDERSDTVAAASGGFDTSGRQAGVADIASTAIGLGEAEELVAKTVEGQLMLARAGRWLRRTPGGESAENLSMLLSDIQSLRRYARFQHDKIRNLQQSLMTTLDLKQNQVIKVFTVVTAVFLPPTLIAAFYGQNFANMPELEIIGGEWLVMGMTAVFALAPLAYVKRKGWMR from the coding sequence ATGACTGATAAAAAACAGGGGGGCGCGGTGGTGTCCAGCCTGAGCGACAAGCGCGGGCAAAAAACGGCCTGGTTGCAGTTGTCGGCCAGCCGTCACGATGAGCTTGCCGCGGCACAGGCCAAGCTGGGCCTGGATCTGAGCGTCAAACGGGGCCGAGCAGCGGCGGAAGAAGCAGGCTTTATTCTGATTCCCGTGGAGATGGTGATACGCCAGGGCCAGCAATACCGCGAAACCAGCCTGCTGTTCGCCTTGAGCAAGGACCGCCTGATCAGCGTGGAGCAGGACGTCCGGGTTCATACGCTGGAGCGAGTCAGCCAGCAGTTGAACGCCATGGCAGAGGCCGGACAAGCTGCGCCCAGCCCCGCGTCAATTCTGTTCATGATCCTGCAGGCTCTGAACGACCAGGCTCGTGCCACGATTTCCGATATTGCCGAACGTCTGGATGAGCGCAGCGATACGGTGGCGGCAGCCAGTGGCGGCTTTGATACCTCCGGCCGTCAGGCCGGGGTAGCGGATATTGCCAGTACCGCTATCGGTCTGGGTGAGGCCGAGGAGCTGGTCGCCAAAACCGTGGAAGGGCAATTGATGCTGGCTCGCGCAGGCCGTTGGCTACGTCGTACTCCCGGTGGTGAAAGCGCAGAGAACCTGTCCATGTTGCTCTCGGATATTCAAAGCTTGCGTCGCTATGCCCGCTTTCAGCACGACAAGATCCGCAACTTGCAGCAGTCCTTGATGACCACGCTGGATTTGAAGCAGAACCAGGTGATCAAGGTCTTTACAGTGGTTACCGCGGTGTTCTTGCCGCCTACGCTGATCGCGGCGTTCTATGGTCAGAACTTTGCCAATATGCCCGAGCTGGAAATCATCGGCGGTGAGTGGCTAGTCATGGGCATGACCGCTGTATTTGCCTTGGCTCCTCTGGCGTATGTGAAACGTAAAGGGTGGATGCGATGA